CGAAACCCCAGTGCATATTATAATTAATAGCCTCCAAAAATTCAGGGAATGGAACATTACCCGCCATATAGCTATCTAACGTCTCTTGGTGCTGGCGCTGAACCCACTCAACGGCGATGGCCAGATTTGGATTTTTACGATGGAGAAACTTAATTATAGAAAGCTGTACAAAGTGATGTGAAAATTGGTTGTGATGTTCTCCAATCATTACTACTTTTTTTGTTGAGGCAAGTTGAATTAGGTCTTCCAGTGAATAGCTTTGACGGTTAATTACTATATCTGGACTAAAATTAGCAGACCTTTCGAATATTTCAGCTTCATTGAAATTAACAGAGATAATTAATTCAGCTGAGTATGCCATCTTTGATAGACTCAACATTGCAAGCAGCAATAAACGATTTATCATTTTTTTAACTCCTGTTTATTTGAACTAGGTAAATACTGCGGTGTTGCAACAAAATGTACGCTAGGTGAAAGCGCATGAAGAAAACTCTCAAGATCCTTTTTCTCATCCTTTGTAAGTTCTAAAGCTTGTATGTGCGGCGACAGCTTTGGAAAGTCTTTATCATCTAAGCTCTTATTACTTGGTGGATTGTTCTGCCACCAGCCCATGCTATACATTTCAATTAAGTGTGGAAGGCTATTAACTAAACCATTGTGCATAAAGGGCGGTGTTATTGTCGCAGCTCGCAATGGCTGGGTTCTGAACTGACCTGTCTCCCTTAAGTCTCCTGTCGCGCTTGCCCTTCCCCTGAAGCCATCTACACCATAAAAAGATGTCCCAAGGTGATGGAATTTTTGATCAGTTAACATTGCGCCTTGATGACAGTTCATACATCTAGCCTTTGTTCTAAACAAATGCATTCCATGAATTTGGTCTTCATTTAATGCCATGGGATTACCACGCATAAAACGATCAAATGGTGTATCTGGGTTTTGTCCTCTAATAAATGTAGCTAATGCCTTACTAATAGTTTGAAATGAAATCGTTTCGCCAGGAAATGACACCCTAAATAATTCCTGATAACCTGAAATAGAACCAAGTGTTTTTACCACACTCTCTTCATCGGCTGCCATTTCAATTGGATTGGTCATGGCATCAATCGCTACAGCCTCCAAGCTTTTTGCTCGGCCATCCCAAAATAACGCGCTCAAATGTCCTGTATAAAGAATTGTCGGTGAATTCATTGTGCCTTCAGCTCGGTTATGACCATGTGAAAACCTTTTTCCATCAGCCCAACCCAACTGAGGTTCATGACATGAAGCACACGCTATTTGCCCAGACCTTGAAAGACGAGGATCAAAAAAAAGATGCCTTCCAAGCTGATATTTCTCATCAGAATAAAGATTCCCTTTTGGATAAGAAACTTCGGGAAGTGATGCCAATTCAATATGCATCACTCCCTCGTCTAGATGAGGTTTAGGCCAGACTTCCTTATCTAAAAGATATTGTGCAAAGATTTGCTGTTTAGTTAACTCAACTCCCTTCCCCTCATGAGCACTCGATACCTGTATCAATAGAAACGTTGAAAAGAAAAAACCAGCTCTATACCACCTACCAAGCATACTTAACTCCTAGCCAAAACTGACGACCTAGTCGGTACTGCTCACGTTTAGCTGTTATGGTTTGCATTTGATCAAACAGATTATTAATATCTACGGTTGTTTCCAGAACTTTATTACCAAGTTTTAATTTGTAACGTAATGACAAATCAACCGTCAATTGTTCACCATAATTAACATAATCATAGATGGTCGCCGCTAATAGCTCATTCTCGTCACTTCTATAACGATAGAGTTCACCTGTATATTCCAGGTTAGTGTATGCTTGCGTCCAGTTTAGATAGCTGCCAACACCAAAGCCTACGTCTGGCATATAGTGATAAGACATGGCAAACCTATTGGGGATAATGACAGGCGTGCTTGGTATTGAGGCGTGCTCAACGAGACGATCAATAAAATAAACCTTTGTTAAAACTTGATCCTCTTGAACTTGCTGGTCATAACTTAAATTACTAGTTTTCGAATTAGATTTAGTAAACGCCATTTTTAATAGCTGGTTCCCCCATACTTTCTGCCAAGAAAGTGATAATTGATCAAACCTACTCCAACCATCATTTGCTTGCTCGTAATAGCGATAACCATCTTGCCTTACCAAACTATGGCTCTGAGAAAATTCATTCTTCCCCTGTCTGCCAAGATACTCTATGGATAAAACGCCATTAAACAACTGACTTTCAAACCCTATCGAGTGCTCATCTTTATAGGGAGTTTTAAGCTCAGAATAGTTATATCTATTTAAATTTCGATCAGAGCTAAGCACCCATTCCTTTGGCGAAAAAGTACGACGACCGAAACCATCAATTTCTCCGACTAACCCTCTATAATAGCGTTGATATGTGTTGCCAGCCTGCTGTAATTTATAGGTTAAAAACGTCTGACCATAATATCTATTTAACCCACCTGTTAGATAAACAGAGTGATTGCCAAATAAGTCTAATTTTGCAAAACTCCGATAGGCAAAATCATTATTTTGCATAAAGTTATTGTAGTCATAACGCAAACCCAGCCTTAATGAAAAACGATCATAGTGCCAGGTATTTTCAATATACGCACCGAGCGAGGTTATATCAGCCTGATTATCTTCTGCCAAGTGAACATTTTTATAGGCCGCATATTGCTCGGATTCTACACAGGCTTCAGCTCCATTACACCTTAACCTACTCATACCTGATATAGGTCGACTATCTTCATCTTGACCAACAAAATAGGCACTTGCATCTGCACGCCTGAACTTTCGTGCACTTACATTTTCAAGCATCAGTCCAGTTTTAAAAATAGAATCTGAACCTATTAACTTAAAAGGTGTTCGCTCATAATCTGCACTATAAAAAATCCGATTTTGTTCTTGTTTTAGATGGCCTTTTGCCCCTTCTCTAGATCGGTTTTGCGTTGATGTAAAAGCACCCCACGATTTGGAAGGAGATCTTGCCCATTCATAATAATTTGAACTTGCAATGCGTTCTGACTGACTGCGCGTAACTCCAAAATTAGAAGTCAAAAGCCCCGTATCTAAAACAGAATCTAAGGCAAATTTTATAGCCTCCCCCCCTCCAATAACTTTGTAATCGCTATCTTTTACACCTTGGCTAAACCTAACCTCTTCATAAGGCGAATAATTTAAAGTAAGATCCAAAACGTGATTATCTGTAATATCTGACGAATACTTCAGCAAGGCATTGTCCAATTGACGAGATTCACTCTTACTGCCACCCAAGTGCCTTAAAGGTATAGTCGAAGTATTTCTTTTTAAATCAATATAAAAAGCAGAAGTATCAGTCAAAGGCTTGTTTAGAAATAAACCATATTGCCATTTATCAAACTTAGGTTGCGAATTCGATGACGAGGAGTTTTCGAATTCAAAGATCTGCTTATTATCAATATGAAACTGCGTTTGGCGGTCAGAAGTATGGCGAACACTAAACCTTCCTGATGCTCTCTGGTCTGGTTTTTTTAAAGTAACATCAACAACCCCTCCTGTAAAACGACCGTACTTCGCAGGTACATTGCTTGTATACACAACAAGCCTATCAACTAGCTCAACATCAATAAAATGGTCTTGAGCATGACCTGATAGCCGCCCATAATCGTCAGTGCTTGATGAGTTTGGGTCAATGATATTGTTATTAGGAAGCCCATCAACAATAAAATTATTTTGATAGGGGCGACCTCCACTAATCGATAATCGACCTGGTGCTATTTCGCCACCTTGGCTCGATGTTTTTGCAGGATCAGAATATTCGACCCCGGGAACCGTTCTAACCACCTCGCTGATACTTGCGTTACCCAAAGGTGTTGAATTAATTTCATTTTGATTAATTACACGCTTCCCTGCATTGCTTTCTAAAGCAATGTCTTTTGGTAAGACCAAATTATTATCACCATATACAGTAATCGTTTGCAGAGATTGCTCACCCATACACACATTGCAATAAAACAAGGTCATTGCTA
The nucleotide sequence above comes from Thiomicrospira sp. R3. Encoded proteins:
- a CDS encoding cytochrome c peroxidase; its protein translation is MLGRWYRAGFFFSTFLLIQVSSAHEGKGVELTKQQIFAQYLLDKEVWPKPHLDEGVMHIELASLPEVSYPKGNLYSDEKYQLGRHLFFDPRLSRSGQIACASCHEPQLGWADGKRFSHGHNRAEGTMNSPTILYTGHLSALFWDGRAKSLEAVAIDAMTNPIEMAADEESVVKTLGSISGYQELFRVSFPGETISFQTISKALATFIRGQNPDTPFDRFMRGNPMALNEDQIHGMHLFRTKARCMNCHQGAMLTDQKFHHLGTSFYGVDGFRGRASATGDLRETGQFRTQPLRAATITPPFMHNGLVNSLPHLIEMYSMGWWQNNPPSNKSLDDKDFPKLSPHIQALELTKDEKKDLESFLHALSPSVHFVATPQYLPSSNKQELKK
- a CDS encoding TonB-dependent receptor plug domain-containing protein, yielding MKKITVLAMTLFYCNVCMGEQSLQTITVYGDNNLVLPKDIALESNAGKRVINQNEINSTPLGNASISEVVRTVPGVEYSDPAKTSSQGGEIAPGRLSISGGRPYQNNFIVDGLPNNNIIDPNSSSTDDYGRLSGHAQDHFIDVELVDRLVVYTSNVPAKYGRFTGGVVDVTLKKPDQRASGRFSVRHTSDRQTQFHIDNKQIFEFENSSSSNSQPKFDKWQYGLFLNKPLTDTSAFYIDLKRNTSTIPLRHLGGSKSESRQLDNALLKYSSDITDNHVLDLTLNYSPYEEVRFSQGVKDSDYKVIGGGEAIKFALDSVLDTGLLTSNFGVTRSQSERIASSNYYEWARSPSKSWGAFTSTQNRSREGAKGHLKQEQNRIFYSADYERTPFKLIGSDSIFKTGLMLENVSARKFRRADASAYFVGQDEDSRPISGMSRLRCNGAEACVESEQYAAYKNVHLAEDNQADITSLGAYIENTWHYDRFSLRLGLRYDYNNFMQNNDFAYRSFAKLDLFGNHSVYLTGGLNRYYGQTFLTYKLQQAGNTYQRYYRGLVGEIDGFGRRTFSPKEWVLSSDRNLNRYNYSELKTPYKDEHSIGFESQLFNGVLSIEYLGRQGKNEFSQSHSLVRQDGYRYYEQANDGWSRFDQLSLSWQKVWGNQLLKMAFTKSNSKTSNLSYDQQVQEDQVLTKVYFIDRLVEHASIPSTPVIIPNRFAMSYHYMPDVGFGVGSYLNWTQAYTNLEYTGELYRYRSDENELLAATIYDYVNYGEQLTVDLSLRYKLKLGNKVLETTVDINNLFDQMQTITAKREQYRLGRQFWLGVKYAW